AGGCAGGTCACACTTGTGCGTTTGGGGGGAGAAGTGAGGAGAACATTCAATCAAAGTCAGGGGAAAACACTGATACAAAAGATTTAGCGCGCCGGCGATTGATCTGCTGCCCGCAGAGAAACATTTGGAAAAGTTTTACCTTTGACTTGAGTTTCATATTCGGCCACGATCTCCTTGTCCTTTCGGAATTTAGCTGGAGACGTCATGGCTGAGTTTGGAGATCGAACCAGTCGTCGTCGTTGAGAGATCAGCTTTATCTCAACTCCACAGACAAGGGTGGGGAAAATCTAAATCAGTCTCGGATTAAGGGGTGTCCACCCTGGAACTGGTTTCAAAGACGGAGGAGAAGGACTGAAGCCCGCCGTGAATCTGTATTGTCTCCCTGGCTGCTCGGCTCACTCGGGACGCATTGTGAGCCtggcgctgctgctgcagctgctggatccGCCGCCGCGCCTTGCCGCCTCCTCAAAACCGGTTGTGGTGCAAACTATTTTGGGCGAAAACAGAGTCATTCCCTTCCCAAAACAAATATTAGCGGCCAAATCCACCAGAGCTTTGGCAAAGTTCTCTTTTCTCTGAAACTTTCCCAGACTGCGCGCTGCTGTAGCCCCTCCGTTTGTCCAAACTGAAGTGCTGTCTTCGTTCCTCTCCTGAAGTGAGAAAGAGGAAACCAAGTGGTGATGGAATGGATGGCTGCAGATCAGCGCCAGTGCGCAGGTCAGGCAATGCAGACATGTGTGCTGCTCATCTGCGCACATAAACCTGCAAACAGAGACATTTAAACTGCAATGTTGGTAGTTTTGGCATAAAAACTACCAACATTGCAGTTTAAATGTAGCTAAATTTGATAAGCTTTTCAtctcaaaaagaagaaaataacattcctaaattgttttgtgtttatatttctaAATTAGATGCACACTTCTGCTacgataaataaaaataatttttttcataaaatccaTTCATGTTAAAATCCCAAAGTGCCGATGGCAGTTTTATCTCATTGGGAGAAAGACTTACAACTCAAATTCTTTGACCAATCACATTTAGACTGTTTGTCAAAGACAACCAATAGCATCGAGCTACCAAACCAGGCATCCAATCAGAAACAGGTATCGGgtcttttaaaactgtttcagGAAGTGGCCTTATATACCAGGAAGTTGTAAACAAAGCTGACAGCTATTTAGTTAGCGATTAACCACTTCTGAATGGGcgttgagctttttttttttaaacaggtggTTATTTTATAGATGTCggaaatattgttttaacatCGCCAACTAAATTCCTTTTTAGAAATCTTTCGCGGCTAATCTGTCTGATCTGTTAGCCAAAGTAAAGTCTTTCCGTTTACAGCTACGAAAAAGCTAACAATTAAACAAGGACGCCAGAAATATCCAAACATAGTAAATTTTAATAGTTAACAGCTGAATGGTTATTCAACCGTCAAGGTACTAGTCGATAGTTTCGATTACCTGCTGCCTgtaggtaaaacaaacaaaagggcCGAGCGTTCGTTCGTAACAGAAACTACCATGTCTACTTCCAACgcaagttttaaaaacaaatgcgtTGCCCAGGTGAACTGTATATTCTGTGAGAACCTGCTGTGCACCAGAGGAATGAAGGCGGTGCTGCTTGCAGACACCGAAGTGGAGCTTTTTTCCACGGATATACCTCCAAACAGGTAGGCGCTAACCGTCAGCTGTGCTGCCAGCCTCTGCTTTGATGTCTGTTGTGGTTGCCAGGTTGGGGTCGATTTaccatcaattaaaaaaaaaactatattcaGCAGGATTGCTGCATGAAAGTATGAGTGCGTTTGATCATGTCTTTGTGAAACCCATCCTTTCCTCTAGAACTGTTGACTTTGTGGCCAGCTGCTACTCCACTGACAGCTGCAAATGCAAACTGAGAGACATTGCATGTCTGAAATGGTATGTAAACATCTCCTTTACCTGAaaaggtgtgtttgtgttggcatAAAATGACACATACAGCTTTTAGCACAACAGAGACACACttatttaatattacaaatCACAATTTGCTTCATTTTAGTTATCATTAAACAGGTTATTGATTATAAAAGAGCTGTAGTGTAATAGAACATGTggtttttttctagaaaattTTCTCTGAGCCtatatgtttaaaataaatatagttttatgtatttatttttttttacccaaagaaTCCCCCCTTAATAATGTTATTTTTCAGATTCTAAaggattttctgtcatttatctAATCGGAATGTTTCTTCACTTTCTGCACAGCAGCTCAGCTTTATAGTGCTTCTATTGTTTCTAtagttcaaaacaaaaaacgttcTGGTGGAGTTGGCACTTTTCAGCAAACTGCTGAAtcacttttttggtttttttgtctcCCGTTCCCAGTGGAAACGTTGTGGGCTATCACGTCGTGGCCCCCTGTAAACCATGCCTACTCTCATGTAACAATGGCCACTTCTGGATGTTTAATAGTGACGCTGTATCCACACTCAACAGACTGGATGCAACGGGTCGGTATTCAGTCCTCGCCTataaggaaactttttttttttctttttctttttccaacatttacTCCAAGTCTCCTTTAAATTTCTATGCAGGTCTGAATCTGCTGTTGTGGGGAGATCTCCCCGAGCTAGAAGACAGTGAAAACGAAGAATCGGAAAGCCCATCGGAGGAGGAGTGCATCAGGTAGAGTGGGAAAAGGACAATCCAAGGAGCCCTGGAGGCTAACATTTGACAAGTGTGTAtgaaatgaagcagaaaagaggAACCTTAAGGGGTGATTTAACACAGACTCTGGTGCCGCAGTGGGTTTTAACTTAAACACCTGCTGTGACGTCTCTGACTGGGGGGGTATTCATGAACCAAACATACGGTACTTGACAGGTTAGGTCTAAAATACTCTTTAAATTGCCGTCTTCtctttcccctacagcattaaaGCACAGACACATGCACTCCTTTCAGTTTTCACGGACAGCTGAAAATGTAGCTAAAGTGAACCAAAAAGTCAGATTGTGTGATCTACTTTCCTGAGAATATATTTTTGGATCACCTTAATGACAAATGAAACATGCAGGGGGACATTAATGTGGGTTTAAAGCATTTAAATCCAATTTTCCGAATAAAAGAAATTGCCAGTTTGCTTAAATTAGGTGGAAGTTGGAATCTGTACATTGAATATGCTGTCAGAAGATCGGCCCTCACCCTTTTTGTCTCATAAGTTTATATTCTGGCTGGGTGCTGATTGATACCATGagtgactttttgttttgttttaaatttcacaTATATCAGACGAACGGCACAAATATTAAACGACGTACAACTTTCTTACTTTGAAAGGGCATATTTAAGTCTTACAACCTATTATTCTATCAGTGATAGATGTTGACATGCTAACACAGTGTTTGTTACACTTTTAACAGCAACAGTACACACGTTAACACAACATGACTGATGACGTACTAATGTACTAACAGATGAACGGGGATCGCTTTCAAAAAGCTGTTgaattttaaccttttttctgtcttttggtcTAACGTCTTATATAAAAACTAACAGAGgcctattattattattattattattattattattattacacaaGACCAATATGTGATGGAAAATGGATATCAGCCTTTctggtttgtttgtgtttgtatgaTGTAGCAATGTAACTGTAATATCTGGGCCATGGAGAAGTGGACTCCCAAAGAATCCTCAAGCATATCAGTGTTTGACTGGCAGACTGATCCTCATGCTTATGTATTTGGGCCGTTTATGTTGATGCATTCcacatttttaggaaaatctgttgtaaactgtaaaacaaaGGATCCAGTATTTGTTAAGAAATAACAAAGAAGTGAACAGGGTTTGTCATCATTTTCAACTGAGACAAAACTCAACAGAAACTGTTATTTCTGTTTCACTCTTGTGCTTTGGAAACACTTTAAGTCTTAAATTTCATCTCTGAGTTTTGCCAGTATTTTTGGCAAGTGTTAGTTTTATAAGAAAGCAGCGAATGTGACGCTTATCTGACGGTACTGGATGAAAGAAGTGGCCTTTTGCGGTCCCAGCCGGTTTCCTGGTTCatcgaaagaaaagaaaaaattaaaactgacggtgatcatatttttaaaaaagctttgtgTGGATAGAAAATTCTATTAGcttgaaatgattaaaaacaaaaagccaaaaGTCTGTTAtcggatttttcctttttttattacaaacttTGTTTACAAATGCTTTGGTTTGTATCATGCTACAGTACTTCATATTGGTTTCTTAATATAAGAACACATGGTGTTGTGCTTTGTTTTTGCACAGTAAAGATTGGATGTGTGACGTTTTACCTCAACAAAGGCATCGGTTGTGAGTCTCCTTTGGCCAGGACAtttgtaaaatatgaaaattatttaaatggcTGTTTCTGAAGTGAATAACTTTGAATAATGGGCCctgctgaaaatgtatattttgaaatTGCACTAAAACCTCATTGGTTGTTTGACAATTCTGTCTTGTTTTGTATGCTGgttaaaatattaaagtttttctttcctcAAAATACTTGAATGATCTgaggtttttttaaaagacatcaCAGGAGGAAGAATGTTGACCAAGGcatgtttgtgttattttctattttctagtgttaaaaaaatatttgtgttgttgtttttatttactgaaataaaaaatatgttgaaaTAGTTTAGAATACTTTAAGGTTTCCTTTTAGTTGAGATTTAAAAATCAACATCTGGTTTGTAATAAGAGGCAAAAAACAGTCGTTTTAGAGAAAAAGTCATACTAAGACTGATAGAATTAAAGAACACTTTCATGTAAAAATACTTAGAATCATTAAAGTAAGTGTGAATGGGATTTGtccttcattttatttgcagttgaagaatcGAGGAGTCTAAGAAACTTTACATTTCTACAAt
The nucleotide sequence above comes from Oryzias latipes chromosome 5, ASM223467v1. Encoded proteins:
- the fam72a gene encoding protein FAM72A, giving the protein MSTSNASFKNKCVAQVNCIFCENLLCTRGMKAVLLADTEVELFSTDIPPNRTVDFVASCYSTDSCKCKLRDIACLKCGNVVGYHVVAPCKPCLLSCNNGHFWMFNSDAVSTLNRLDATGLNLLLWGDLPELEDSENEESESPSEEECIR